Proteins from a single region of Ailuropoda melanoleuca isolate Jingjing chromosome 15, ASM200744v2, whole genome shotgun sequence:
- the PNPLA3 gene encoding LOW QUALITY PROTEIN: 1-acylglycerol-3-phosphate O-acyltransferase PNPLA3 (The sequence of the model RefSeq protein was modified relative to this genomic sequence to represent the inferred CDS: inserted 2 bases in 1 codon), translated as MYDPERGWSLSFSGCGFLGFYHIGASRCLSEHAPHLVRDARXWFGASAGALHGVALLAGLSLDLIMHILMDLAQSARSRNIGILHPSFNLGRYLQKSLQRHLPDNIHKIISGKMFISLTRVSDGENVLVSDFQSKDEVVDALLCSTFIPFFCGIIPPSFRGVRYMDGGASDNVPFFDAKTTITVSPFYGEYDICPKVKSTNFLYVDLTKLSLRLCSENVYLLIRALFPPDLKVLGEICLRGYLDALRFLEENGICDRPHPCLNLPSEELETLKFTWGRRSLASPPRLSAGGTKPEGDELLDHLRLSILPWDESILDTLSPKLTAALSKAIKSQHGYVSKIYNFLPIKVMSYVMLPCTLPVESAIALVQRLVMWLPDMPEDIRWLHWLTSHVCSQVVTQLLPTSRSQTPASGQQPSPRNVKALLPSLLPSRGRS; from the exons ATGTACGACCCCGAGCGCGGGTGGAGCCTGTCCTTCTCGGGATGCGGGTTCCTGGGCTTCTATCACATCGGGGCTAGCCGCTGCCTGAGCGAGCACGCCCCGCACCTCGTCCGCGACGCGCG ATGGTTCGGCGCCTCGGCCGGGGCGCTGCACGGCGTCGCCTTGCTCGCCGGGCTCTCGCTGG ACCTCATCATGCACATCCTCATGGACCTGGCCCAGAGTGCCAGGAGTCGGAATATTGGCATCCTCCACCCCTCCTTCAACTTGGGCAGGTACCTCCAAAAAAGTCTTCAGAGACACCTCCCCGACAACATCCACAAGATCATCTCCGGCAAAATGTTCATTTCGCTCACCAGGGTGTCCGATGGGGAAAACGTGCTGGTGTCTGATTTTCAGTCCAAAGACGAAGTTGTGGAC GCTTTGCTCTGTTCcaccttcattcctttcttctgtggcataatccctccttccttcagagGCGTG CGATACATGGATGGAGGAGCAAGTGACAACGTCCCCTTCTTTGATGCCAAAACGACCATCACTGTGTCCCCCTTCTATGGGGAGTATGACATCTGCCCTAAAGTCAAGTCGACGAACTTTCTTTACGTGGACCTTACCAAGCTCAGCTTGCGCCTCTGCTCCGAGAATGTCTACCTGCTAATAAGAGCATTGTTCCCTCCGGATCTCAAG GTGCTTGGCGAGATCTGCCTTCGCGGGTACTTAGATGCCCTCAGGTTCTTGGAGGAGAACG GCATCTGCGACAGGCCCCATCCGTGCCTGAATTTACCCTCAGAGGAGCTGGAGACCCTTAAATTCACCTGGGGACGCAGGAGCCTGGCATCCCCCCCGAGGTTGTCCGCTGGGGGGACGAAGCCTGAGGGAGACGAGCTGCTGGACCACCTGCGTCTCAGCATCCTGCCCTGGGACGAGAGCATCCTGGACACCCTGTCGCCCAAGCTCACGGCAG CACTGAGTAAAGCAATTAAAAGCCAACATGGTTACGTGAGCAAGATTTACAACTTCTTACCAATTAAGGTAATGTCATATGTGATGCTGCCTTGTACGCTGCCTGTGGAGTCCGCCATCGCCCTGGTCCAGAG ACTGGTGATGTGGCTTCCAGATATGCCCGAGGACATTCGGTGGCTGCACTGGCTCACCTCGCATGTGTGCTCTCAAGTGGTGACGCAGCTGCTCCCCACCTCCAG ATCCCAGACACCAGCAAGCGGCCAACAGCCTTCCCCGAGGAACGTGAAGGCActgctgccctccctgctgcccagcAGGGGCCGGAGCTGA